The nucleotide sequence CAGATCTCGATCTTGAGGTTGTATCGTGGTTTCCGTTTGGAGTGGATTACAAACCGATTTCGATAAATCTGTTGCACAGCCCCCGGCTTAGAAAAATAGCCGAGTTGTGTCTGGGGATGGAAAGCGAATTTTTTCTCATAAGCTCCATGTTCAGCGGCAATGTGGGCAGTTTGATGCGTGAGAATTTTTACAGGTATGACAGGCCAAACAGCGTCACCCTGGGTTTTATGATGCTGTTGGGGTATTCCGAAAAAATGGAAGAACTGCTTTGCCGTAAGCTGACGGAGGAAAGTCAGGTGAGGGCGGGGATAGCGTTCTGTTCTCTGTGGAATAAAAGTTTTTTGCTGGACAATATCAAAGTTATCGTTGTGATCAGCGATGCTATTTTGTTCAATGAGGAAGAATTTCTGACCGATTTCGAGACGATGCTCTCCGAGGAAAAAAACCTTGATCGATCAGAAGTTGTTTATTTTGCGGAAAAGTTTGGTTACAGACGTTTTCATATGGCCTATGAAACGGACGATCCGCTGAAACTTCAGATCAGTCGTCTGCTCTATGAAATGGAATTTCCCGAGACGCGCCGGATGGTGGGGCCGTCGCCGGAAATGCCATTCCCGCCCTTTTTAGGTATGAATTTGAGGTTATAAGTGCTATAATTCCTCACTAATTTTACAAAATTAGAACATATGGAGGATATAACCGTGCAGGAACAAAATGCAGGCGCGGCAAGGCCGGATACCTCTAAGACCGAGGCTGTCGAGTATCTGGGGAAGGTCCGCAATCTCGTACACGAAGGACAGGGGCGGGGGTTCGTCACGCATCAGGATATAGAGCGTCATATTCCCGTGGATACGTGGAACTCCGACATGCTCGACAACATTCTGAACAACCTTCAGGAACTGGGTATAGAGGTTATTGAGGAAGAAAACAGAAACAAGATTCAAACGACGGTCGCGATGGGAGAAGAGCTGCTGCCCTCCTTCGACCCCGATATAGGGAAGCTGGATGACATTCCCCTTACGGATCCCGTGCGTATGTATCTTCGGGAAATTGGAAAAGTCGCTTTGCTGACGGCGGAAGAAGAAGTGACTCTGGCCCGTCAGATGGAGGAAGGCAAAGCTCAGGCCAAGCAGAAGCTCATCGACGCGAACCTGCGTCTGGTGGTCAGCATCGCGAAAAAATACATCGGCAGAGGAATGCTCTTTCTGGACCTGATCCAGGAGGGGAACCTGGGCCTGATCCGGGCGGTGGAAAAATTCGACTACCGCAAAGGGTTCAAGTTCAGCACCTACGCGACCTGGTGGATACGTCAGGCCATTACCCGGGCGATTGCCGACCAGGCTCGTACGATTCGCGTTCCCGTTCACATGGTGGAGACGATCAACAAAATGGTGCGCATTTCCCGGCAGCTTGTGCAGCGTCTGGGGCGGGAACCCACGGATGAGGAAATTTCGTCCGAGATGGAGATCGACCCCTCCCGAGTGGAGGAAATTCGCAGAATCGCCCAACTGCCCGTGTCTCTCGAAACGCCCATAGGAGAGGAAGAGGACAGTCAGCTGGGAGATTTCATTGAGGATCGGGACCTGCCCAGCCCCGACGAGGCTGCGGCTGGACATTTGCTGCATGAACAGATTGAGGACATGCTGGGCGCTCTCTCTACCCGGGAGCGGGAAGTTCTGCACTACCGGTTCGGCCTGGAGGACGGACATTCCTATACGCTGGAAGAGGTCGGACGGAAATTCGGCGTCACCCGGGAGCGCATTCGTCAGATCGAAGCGAAGGCCCTGCGCAAACTTCGACACCCCAGCCGGAGCAGAAAATTGAAAGATTTTCTGGATTAAAAAATTATCGGATGCGATACATTGGGGCTATAATTGAAATAAAACAGAACAATAAAAGAGTAATATCGTGTAAAATGACATAAGAATTTTGGGGGAGGTGGGGAGTTGCTGAAAAAGGTTTTGTGTGCATTCGCGTTTATTCTTGTTTTTGCAGCGGGAGCTTTTGCCGCTGAGGGAGGGGCTTTGGCTCGTACCGCTCAAAAAAACGCGGCTCTCAACAGGGCGGCGGAAAGTGCAGGGGCGGGAGAGTCCAGCGCTTCAGGACGGGGAACGGACCTGAGAGCCATTTCAAGCCTCAGCACTAAAAAAGCTCCGACGACCTTTACAGGTTTCCCTGCGGGGACTCTGCCGGGAGATACGGGAGCCGCCGCCGGAGGAGCGTCGAGTCCGCAGGAAGGACGCGTCGTGCTGAGGGGTGAAACTCTGAATCCCGTCATTGGCGCGGGCCAGGCGGGGATAACGCTGGATCGGGTATACGCAATGGCGGATCACGCCGGATACTCGCTGGTACGTCGGGGCTATACGGAGCGCTCTCTCGATTCGCCGTACGTCTTTTCTCTTATCCAGGGCAGAAGACGCGTTTCCACCCTGTATTTTGATCGAAGCATGAAGCTGGTGGCGGTTCGATAGAGAGAAAACTCTCTGCTGTAAATCCGGATATGGTGTAAATCCGGATGTGAAGTGTGTCCATCCGAATGCCGCGCAGGAGCGGCATTTTTTGTCGGGACATCAAAAAAATGGAGGGCGATGCGGCAGATGAACTTCAGGGTTTCGAGCTTTGCTGTATCGAGGTGCAGGTCATGGGCGCGCGTTTTATGAAGGTGGTAAAGAGCGCCCGGCGGGGCAGGAACCTTGCAAAAAAGTTTAAAAAACGTCTGTCGGCTGTTCTGGTGGCTTTTGGCGTTTTGCTGTTCGGTTCCGCCTGGCTGGTTTGGTATCAGGAAATGCACTTTCAGGGCGCCTATCACGATGCGGTGTGGACCGTGCTCTTTACGCTCATCGGGCAGGGAGAATTCGCCACGAATCCCAAAACGATTCCAGGCCGCGTCATTGTTTTCGTGCTCTCCATCGTGGGAGTCGCGCTGCTGGGGGTTGTTCTCTCGGAGATCGTTCAGCGCCTGATGACAAGCAAACTGAGGGAGATGATGGGGATGAGCAGATGCAAATACGCCGGACATACGGTAATCTGCGGCTGGAACGAACGCGGACGGCTCATTTTGAAGGAATTGGTCGCCGGAGGAAAGCAAATTTCGATTATCGCCGCCGAAAGGCCCGCCTCCCTGCCTTCGGGAGAGATATTTTTCATAGCCGGTTCTCCGACGGACGAGGAGACCCTTCAGCGGGCGGGCATCGCCGAAGCCGCAACGGCTCTCATTCTGGCGGACCATCAGTCCGGAGCCGCGAGCGGCGATGTCGACGCGAAAACCATTCTGGTGTCTCTGGCCGTGGAAGCCGCCAATTCGGATATTTATTCAATCGTTGAGCTGCTCAACCCCGAAAATGAACGCTACGCCCGGCTGGCCAAAGTCGACGACATCATTTACTGCGACAGTCTCATTGCCGAAGTGACGGCGACCTGCACAGCCTACGCCGGAATTTCGGTATTTATGAAGGATATACTCTGCGCCTCCGACGAGGGGCATCGTTTCGCGGCCTTTGACGTATCCCGGGAATTCGACGGAAAAAGTGTGGGGGAGCTTTTTGAATTTTTCCGGAGGGACCACCATGCTCTGCCGGTGGGGATCATCACGCCGCCCGAGGGCGCTTCGAACGCTCCTGTGAGTCTGTGGCGTTCTCAGATCAACCCCGATGAAAATTTGAAGCTTTCTCTTCCCGCAAAGGCCGTTTGTATCCTCAAAAACTGAAAAAGCCGCTGCGGGTCGCGATTTCGGACGGGACAAAGATTGACAGCCGGACGTTTACGCCTGTTTGAGGAGGTGTCGATCAGGAACGAAAGGAGCATCACGGACTTTTGAGGCAGATACATCTTCTTGTAACCGGCGTCGTCCAGGGCGTGGGGTTTCGACCTTTCTGCGTCAGAACGGCGCGGGCTTTGGGTCTGAGGGGGACGGTGCGCAACACCTCGAAGGGCGTGGAGATCGTTCTTGAAGGTGACGACAGCGTGGCGGAGGAGTATATTCGTCTCCTGTGGGAAGAACCGCCCTCCGCCGCGGTGGTTTCCAACGTGGAGGTCCATTGGGTTTCGGTGGCCCGGTGGGCCTTTTCGGATTTTTCAGTTGTGGAGAGCCTGAAATCCGCCGATCAGCGCGTCCTGATTCCGTCGGATCTCGCGGTCTGCGAGGACTGTCTGGCGGAAATGCGGGATTCGAAAAATCGGCGTTATCGTTATCCTTTCATCAACTGCACGGCCTGCGGGCCCCGCTACACCATCATTGAGGGATTGCCTTACGATCGTCCCGGAACCACAATGCGCGATTTCCCTTTGTGTCCGGATTGCGAAGAGGAGTATCACAACCCCGCCGACCGGCGTTATCACGCTCAGCCCAACGCCTGCCCCGTCTGCGGTCCCGAGGTCTGGCTGGCGGATGTCTCGGGAAGGGTCCTGTGCAGGGGAGATGAATCGATCCTTCGTCTTGGTCGGGAGATCGCTTCCGGCGCCCTTGTGGCTGTCAAAGGAATCGGAGGTTTTCACGTCGCCTGTCTGCCGGAGGACGAACCGGTGCAAAAACTGCGTTTCCGCAAAAAAAGGCCGGACAAACCCTTTGCTTTGATGGCTCGAGACCTCGAATCAGCGGAACGGCTGGTGAGGCTGACTCCAATGGCAAAGCAGCTGCTGACGGGAGTTCAGCGTCCTGTCGTTCTCTGTCCGGCGGAAAGTGGAGCGGCGGTTTCTCCTTTTGTTGCGCCAGGACAGAGGCGGCTGGGCGTCATGCTTCCCTACGCGCCGCTGCATCACCTGCTTCTGGAGACCTTCGACGCGCTGATTATGACCAGCGCCAACCTCAGCGACGAGCCCATCGTTTCCTCCAACGAAGAGGCTTTTTCGACCCTTTCGGGAATTGTGGATTTTGTGCTCTGTCACAATCGTGGCATTTACACGCCCATCGACGATTCCGTCGTACTGCCGTCGGCTTCCCGTAAAAATTTCATTTTTTTAAGGCGCGCCCGCGGCTATGTTCCCAATCCAGTCTCTCTTTCTGATTCAATCTCTCTTTCTTCCCACGCGGCGGGGCGCGTTCCCGACATTCTGGCCGCCGGCGCTCATCTGAAATCCACCTGGGCCCTGACCAGACGGGAGATGCTCTTCCCGGGACAGTATCTGGGGGATTTGGATCAACTGGGGACGGCGACCTACTACAGGCGTTCCCTGGAGCACTTCATCCGCCTTTACGAGGTGGAGCCGAAGGTGCTGGCCTTCGATAAACACCCCAACTACACGGCGACGGGACTGGCCAGAGCGTTTTGCGGGGAGGACGTCGCCCTGTATCCGGTTCAGCACCATCACGCCCATCTGGCCTCGGTGCTGCTGGACTGCGCCTTTCATTCCGCCCCTGTCATTGGCGTCATTCTCGACGGCACAGGATACGGCGACGACGGAACCATATGGGGAGGGGAGTTTCTGGTGGGCGATGCCCGCGATTACAGACGCGCGGGTTCCTTTTTTCCTTTTCGGCTTCTAGGGGGAGAGCGCGCGATTCGCGAGCCCTGGCGCTGCGCTGCGGCCCTTCTGCAGGAAATTTTCGGAGAAGAAGCGGTGCGGATCGTCCGCGAACTTTGGCGGCCTTCCGACGTGCCGCGGCCGGTGTTGTCGGCGATTCCCTCCATTCTGCCGTCCGCGCCGGTTACCACATCCTGCGGACGGCTCTTCGACGGGATCTCGGCGCTTCTGAACCTGTGCCTGAAGGCCAGTTACGACGGGCAGGCGGCGATGGCGCTGGAAAATGAGGGGGTTGACGAGGTCGCTCCTCTGCCCTTTGAGCTTTTGGAGGAGAAGGATTTTCTTTTTCTGGACTGGCGCCGCGCCGTTAAAGCGCTTGTTTCCGAAGGGGGCGGCGAGGGGAAAAAAGCGGGGGCGTTTCACCGGGGGCTGTCTCTGGCCATCTGCGACCTCTGCGACAGATTGAGAGAAAAAACGGGGATCGGCCATGTCGCTCTTTCCGGCGGGGTCTGGCAGAATCGCCTGTTGCTG is from Synergistaceae bacterium and encodes:
- the rpoD gene encoding RNA polymerase sigma factor RpoD translates to MEDITVQEQNAGAARPDTSKTEAVEYLGKVRNLVHEGQGRGFVTHQDIERHIPVDTWNSDMLDNILNNLQELGIEVIEEENRNKIQTTVAMGEELLPSFDPDIGKLDDIPLTDPVRMYLREIGKVALLTAEEEVTLARQMEEGKAQAKQKLIDANLRLVVSIAKKYIGRGMLFLDLIQEGNLGLIRAVEKFDYRKGFKFSTYATWWIRQAITRAIADQARTIRVPVHMVETINKMVRISRQLVQRLGREPTDEEISSEMEIDPSRVEEIRRIAQLPVSLETPIGEEEDSQLGDFIEDRDLPSPDEAAAGHLLHEQIEDMLGALSTREREVLHYRFGLEDGHSYTLEEVGRKFGVTRERIRQIEAKALRKLRHPSRSRKLKDFLD
- a CDS encoding NAD-binding protein, whose amino-acid sequence is MPRRSGIFCRDIKKMEGDAADELQGFELCCIEVQVMGARFMKVVKSARRGRNLAKKFKKRLSAVLVAFGVLLFGSAWLVWYQEMHFQGAYHDAVWTVLFTLIGQGEFATNPKTIPGRVIVFVLSIVGVALLGVVLSEIVQRLMTSKLREMMGMSRCKYAGHTVICGWNERGRLILKELVAGGKQISIIAAERPASLPSGEIFFIAGSPTDEETLQRAGIAEAATALILADHQSGAASGDVDAKTILVSLAVEAANSDIYSIVELLNPENERYARLAKVDDIIYCDSLIAEVTATCTAYAGISVFMKDILCASDEGHRFAAFDVSREFDGKSVGELFEFFRRDHHALPVGIITPPEGASNAPVSLWRSQINPDENLKLSLPAKAVCILKN
- the hypF gene encoding carbamoyltransferase HypF, which translates into the protein MRQIHLLVTGVVQGVGFRPFCVRTARALGLRGTVRNTSKGVEIVLEGDDSVAEEYIRLLWEEPPSAAVVSNVEVHWVSVARWAFSDFSVVESLKSADQRVLIPSDLAVCEDCLAEMRDSKNRRYRYPFINCTACGPRYTIIEGLPYDRPGTTMRDFPLCPDCEEEYHNPADRRYHAQPNACPVCGPEVWLADVSGRVLCRGDESILRLGREIASGALVAVKGIGGFHVACLPEDEPVQKLRFRKKRPDKPFALMARDLESAERLVRLTPMAKQLLTGVQRPVVLCPAESGAAVSPFVAPGQRRLGVMLPYAPLHHLLLETFDALIMTSANLSDEPIVSSNEEAFSTLSGIVDFVLCHNRGIYTPIDDSVVLPSASRKNFIFLRRARGYVPNPVSLSDSISLSSHAAGRVPDILAAGAHLKSTWALTRREMLFPGQYLGDLDQLGTATYYRRSLEHFIRLYEVEPKVLAFDKHPNYTATGLARAFCGEDVALYPVQHHHAHLASVLLDCAFHSAPVIGVILDGTGYGDDGTIWGGEFLVGDARDYRRAGSFFPFRLLGGERAIREPWRCAAALLQEIFGEEAVRIVRELWRPSDVPRPVLSAIPSILPSAPVTTSCGRLFDGISALLNLCLKASYDGQAAMALENEGVDEVAPLPFELLEEKDFLFLDWRRAVKALVSEGGGEGKKAGAFHRGLSLAICDLCDRLREKTGIGHVALSGGVWQNRLLLDLTCAELEKRGFTALTHRGISPNDEGVSAGQALVAACRVMRDFASSGAYQEKSSPR